One Streptomyces umbrinus genomic window, GGCACCGGCTGGTCCACCCGCGAACCGGCCCCCGACGTGCCCCGGGTCTCGCTGCGTCAACTGACCGCCACCTCTTGGCTGTCGCCGTATCAGGAGATGGACGTCACCCGGTACATCAAGACCGTCGAGGAGCGCATCGTGAACGGCGTGCGCCAGGCGCTCCACGCACACGGCTACCAGACCGAGCAGTTCGAGCAGCACGTCTACCAGGTCAGCGGTGGAAGCGTCTTCGTCCAGGCGATGTCCGGCGGCTCCGTCGCCACCGGCCCCCACGGCAGCGCCACCTCGCACAACACCGCCCCCGCACCGGCGCACGGCACGCCGAGCACCGACCCCAGCTAGGTACCGGACCCCAAGGACCCCAGCACATGAGCGACACAGGACACCCCATCCCCGGCCGGCCGACGCAGGACGGCGGTGCCGGCAGCGTGCACATCGGCTCCATGAGCGGCGGCTCGATCGCCACCGGCAGCCATGGCAGCGCGTACTCCGTCAACCAGACGGCGGCGGAGCCGGACCCGCGGCACGCGGAACTGCTCCAAGCGATTCGAGCCCTCCGCGAGGCCCTGCCCGCGCGGGAGCGAAGTGCCGAGGACACGACCCTCGACGGTGAACTCGCCGACGCGGAGGCGGAGATCACGCGCACCGGAGCCGCCGGGCCGGAACGCCTCACCCGCCTGCTGACGGGCGTACGCGGCTGGCTGGGATCGCAGGCCGCGGCCGCCGGAGCCATCGCCTCGGCGACAGCCGTCGTGCAGGGCATCGCCCAGCTCCTCGGATGACCGACGGGATGACGACGGACGGCGGCAGGCAGCAGATGACGGGCGCGGGACGGCGAAACGGAGGGCCGCTGCGATGAGGGTGTTCGACATCGAGCGTCAGGAGTGGGGCGGTTCCCGGCGCGAACGTCTCTTCCACCCTGACCAGTACCTGGACGTGCCGCGGCAGAAGACCGTCCGGCAGCAGACGGGGATCGTGCTCGCGGTCGCCGGGCTCGCCTTCGGCATCTGGGCACTGGCCTGGAAGGACGAGCCGGAACCGTACCGGGAACCCGCCGCCACCGGGCAGGACTCCTCGGAGACGACGTCGGGCGGGACCGGAGACGACGTGCCGCCGAACGGGTCGCCCTCGCAGGACACCACCTTCGAGTCGTCGGCGGCCCTCCCCGAGGACTACGAGTCCTTCCAGGACGTCGCGGGGTATCGGGTGGCGCTGCCGAAGGGCTGGGAGCGCAAGAGCCGGTCGTCGCAGTACGGCATCGACATCGTGGACTACCGCAGTCCGGACGGCACCCGACGGCTTCAGGTGTTCCAGGTGATGGAGACCTCTCCGTACTCCTCCTTGCAGGCCGCGCAGATCGAGGCGGAGAAGCTCGACGGATACGAACCGGTCGCCATGGAGGAGGTCCCGAGCGCCGTGGGACAGGCGGCCGAGCACGAGTACCGCGCCGACGAGATCGCGGGCGAGCTGGGCGGCGGCGGCAGCCGGCACGTCATCGACCATCGCTTCGAGGCGACGGACGGCGAACGGTACGCACTGGTCGCGTACGGTTCCGAGGCCGACGGGACCGAGGACGAACGGGAACTCGTGGACACGGCCCTGCTCTGGTTCTGCCCGCCCGGGACGCAGTGCGACGACCCGGTCGGCTGACCGGGTCGGTCAGCCCATGACCGGCCCGGTCAGAAAATTCCCTGTCCGGGGACGAGGATCCCGCGCGGATCGTACGTCTTCCGCGCGGCGGCGAACCGGGGCCAGGCGGGCCCAAAGTGCCGTCGCCAGTCGGCCCGGTCGAAGGGCACGGAGCCGACCGGGTACTGGGTGCCGCCGGCCGCGCGGACGAGGTCGTACGCGGACCGGTTGGCCGCCAGCAGTCGCCGGACCGACGCCGTGTCGTCGGGAGGAGTGGTCCGCAGGACCGCGAAGAGGTAGGGAACCGGGTCGTCGGGCATGCGCAGCAGCGGGGTCCGCAGGTGCTCGCGCACCAGCGGGTACAGCAGCACGACGCCGCCCGGACCCACGTCGTCCGGGGTGAGCGCGTCCAGGAGCCGGCCTGTCACCTCGGCCGCCTTCCGGCCGGGCACGAGCAGGTTGAGCCATGGATGGGCGTATGCCCACAGCCCGGCTTCCTTGAGAGCGGCGACGGCCGGGGCGAGCCGGTCGAGGAAGTCGTAGTACGGGATGTCGGTGATCTCCGCGCCGGAGGGGTCGTGCCGCAGGCCCCGCAGGAGCGCGGTGTCGTCGGGAACGTCTCCGGCCGGAGGTCCGTAGGCGACGGCCTCGATGACGTACCCGCGGAAGGCGCCCGTGGCATCCGGAACCATCTGCCCCTCGACGTAGGAGAACCGTCGGTCGCGGACGAGCACGCGTTGGTCGTCCACGAAGGTCCGCAGATCGTCGTACGGCAGGAGGTAGTGGCGTACGGTCTCGGGCGCGCGGACCAGTCGTACGGTCGCGCCGACGACCACGGCGCACTGGCCGAGGCCGGCGAGTACGGCGAGGAACAGGTCCTGGTGGCGGGTCGGGGAGCAGCGCAGCAACTCCCCCGCGCCGGTGACGACTTCCAGCTCCAGGACGTTGTCGACCTGCGCGCCGTGGCGGTGGGTCTGGCCGCCGAGGCCTCCGACGGACAGCGTTCCGCCGACGGAGAGTTCGAGGTAGTCGGTGAAGACGGGAGGGGTCAGGCCGTGGACGAGGGTGGTCTTGGCGACGTCGCTCCACTTGGCGCCGGCGCCGACCCGGACGCTCGTGCTGCCGGAGTCGACGGAGTGAATGGCGGCGAACGGGGCGGTCTCGATGACCAGGCCGCCGGCGACCTGTGCCTGGCCGTTCGTGGCGTGGCCCTGTCCGCGTGGGGCGACCGGGATTCCGCGCCTGTCGCAGAACCGCACCATCGCCACGACGTCCGCGACGGAGCCCGGGCGCAGCACCGCGGCCGGTCGGCGGTGCACGATGTGGCCGAAGTCGTCGGCGGCGGCGCTCAGCGCGGCCTCGTCGGTGTGGAGGGTTCCGTCCAGATCTGGGATGTCGTGCAGCGGCCGGTCGGACGGGGTCACCGCCCAACTGCGTGTGAAGGGGTCGAAGCCGATCACCGCGGTTCCTGCGGCGGCCAGGTCGCGCAGCACGGAACGTCGGGGCGGTCTGCGGGACATGCGTTCCTCCAGGGGAAGGACACGGTGAACCGGTCAACAGCCGCCCACTCTAGAACCCTTGGCGCACGAGGACACGGCCCCGCGCCGGTGCTCCCCGGGCTTCGTTCGGGCCGGGCGTTCGCCTGCACTGCTCCGGCGGGGCTCGTGGTGTGCGTGGCTCAGGCGCGGGTCTCGCGCGGCGCGGCCGTCGTGCCCCGTACCTCCAGCACCGGCGTGCTGAGGACGGTCTCGGCGGGACGGGCGGGGTCGGCGATCCGGTCGAGCAGGCACTGCGCCGCGCGGCGGCCGACGTCGTGGCCGGCGCTGTCCACAGTGGTGAGCCACAGGTGGCGCAGGCGCGCGAGGTAGGTGTTGTCGTAGCCGACGAGGGAGAGGTCGTGCGGCACGCGGAGCCCGAGTTCCTCGGCGGCCGACAGGGCGCCGACACAGGCGATGTCGTTGAAGGCGAAGACGGCGGTGGGCCGTTCGCCCGCGCTCAGCAGCCGGACCGTGGCCCGGTAGCCGCCCTCCTCGGTCAGGTCGCCCTGTTCCACGACGGCCGTGTCGGCCAGTCCGTGTTCGCGCATGACCGTCTCGAAGCCGCGGCGGCGCAGTTCGCCGACCATGCCCTGTCCCGCGATGTGGGCGATGCGCCGGTGACCGAGCGCGATGAGGTGCTCGGTGGCGAGCCGGGCGCCGTACTGGTCGTCGTTCGCGACGATGTCGACGTGCGGCAGTACGGGTTCGCGGGCGCCCGCGACGACGGTGGGCACCCGCGTAGCCGCCGTGCGCAGGGCCTCGGGGCCCGGCAGCGTGCCGACGGCGATGAGGCCGTCGACCCGCAGGTCCGTGAAGGCGCGGGTCAGGT contains:
- a CDS encoding FAD-binding protein, with the protein product MSRRPPRRSVLRDLAAAGTAVIGFDPFTRSWAVTPSDRPLHDIPDLDGTLHTDEAALSAAADDFGHIVHRRPAAVLRPGSVADVVAMVRFCDRRGIPVAPRGQGHATNGQAQVAGGLVIETAPFAAIHSVDSGSTSVRVGAGAKWSDVAKTTLVHGLTPPVFTDYLELSVGGTLSVGGLGGQTHRHGAQVDNVLELEVVTGAGELLRCSPTRHQDLFLAVLAGLGQCAVVVGATVRLVRAPETVRHYLLPYDDLRTFVDDQRVLVRDRRFSYVEGQMVPDATGAFRGYVIEAVAYGPPAGDVPDDTALLRGLRHDPSGAEITDIPYYDFLDRLAPAVAALKEAGLWAYAHPWLNLLVPGRKAAEVTGRLLDALTPDDVGPGGVVLLYPLVREHLRTPLLRMPDDPVPYLFAVLRTTPPDDTASVRRLLAANRSAYDLVRAAGGTQYPVGSVPFDRADWRRHFGPAWPRFAAARKTYDPRGILVPGQGIF
- a CDS encoding LacI family DNA-binding transcriptional regulator produces the protein MRPPTIRDVAERAGVSKSLVSLVLRGSDQVRPEKRQAVLAAVEELGYRPNAAARSLSERRTRTVGVLLNDMRNPWFVELLDGLNSLLHAHGLRMLLADGHLNLRLGEDLTRAFTDLRVDGLIAVGTLPGPEALRTAATRVPTVVAGAREPVLPHVDIVANDDQYGARLATEHLIALGHRRIAHIAGQGMVGELRRRGFETVMREHGLADTAVVEQGDLTEEGGYRATVRLLSAGERPTAVFAFNDIACVGALSAAEELGLRVPHDLSLVGYDNTYLARLRHLWLTTVDSAGHDVGRRAAQCLLDRIADPARPAETVLSTPVLEVRGTTAAPRETRA